The nucleotide sequence TGGTTCTGTACTGGGATCATGGAGTTTACTTGCAGCATAAAGCAGTACTTTGGATTTTAATCCCTGAACAGCGCCTTTGGTCACCCTGCCAAATTCATTAGAGGGCACTGTTGCCGGAACCATCGATTTGGCCTCATCCAGCTCCTTCACGATAAAGTCAACCACATCCTGATAGGGATCCCGGCCTACCTGAAAATCGCTATCGAGTTCAAAAACATCTGTTAAAAGTGGTACACCACCAAAAAGACTGATTAAATCAGCATAGCACCATGCCCTCAGGAATTTCATCTCTCCTTTTAATCGTTCTTTGACATCCTCTTCCGCTTCAACCTCTTCTATTCTATTGAAGAAAATATTGATATTGCGTATATAATCATAGCGGTTATCCCATTTGCTGCCTAAAGCTCCCATTGCACTGGGATCAATAACACCGGAGTTATACACCCAGGTACCATAATCAAAAATAATAAAACTTTGATCGGCATAGGAACTGGACATATTCAGACTCCAATTCTCATCAATACCCCAGCGAGGTAAGGCATTGTAATTGTTCCACACATATTTTTTCACCAGGTCAATTTGGCTCCAAATATCCTGCTCGGAGAAAGATTGTCTGGGCTCCTTATCCAGAACTTCTTCTTCACAGCCCGAGGTTGCAAAGATCAACAGGCCGAATAAGATGATTAATATATTTTTAAAACTTTTCATAATATTTTAGATTTTGTTGATTTATAAATTAAGGTTTATTCCTGCTGTGATGACGGTTTGCTGAGGATAATACTTACCTTCCGCATTGCTCATCTCGGGATCATAGTAATCTCCACCTGTACGCTGACTGATATAGTCTAACGTCCACAGATTGGATCCCTTTATATAAACCCGAACGGAATTAAAAGTGCTATTTGACAGCAATTCAGAAGGCAGATTATAGGAAAGGGTTAAATTCTTAAGTCTGACAAAAGATGCATTATATAACCAGAATTCTGACATCCTGTAATTGTAGTAATCTTCCCTTTCATAAGCCCTTGGGTATTCCGCATCTTTATTATTCTCTGTCCATCTTTTAGTAAACAGGTATTCTGGTAAGTTTGAGTGGGCTCCGCGGATATGAGAAATAAAGTTTTCAGCCTTTGCTTGTCCCTGCCAGAAAGCGTTCAGCCTAAAACCTTTGTATTCCATCCCTGTATTAAATCCAAACTGTATTTTGGGTGTCTGGGAAGTAAATCTTCTTACCCTGTCATCGCCGGTAATCTCACCGTCTCCATTCACGTCCACATATTTAATATCACCGGGCTTTGTCCCTGAAAGTTTTGCTTCTGTATTGTCTACTTCTTCCTGGGTATTGAATATTCCGTCAGTTTTATAAACTACCCACGAATCCATCGGATGTCCTTCTTGTTCTCTAAATTCAGGAACATCTTTGGGTTCAGCCATATAAACGATTTCGTTATGGTTATAGGAAAAATTCCCTCCCAAGTTATATCTAAAATTAGCACCAACTGTATTTTGATGTTCTAATTCTAATTCAATACCTCTATTGTCCACTTTACCCAGATTTTCATCCGGTAAAGACAATCCTGTATAATCAGGTATTTCAGCAGCACGTGAAATCAGTATATCCCTTCTCTTTTCATAGAAATAACTGAGATTCAGGGTTAACATGTCATCAAACATGGTAGCATCGAAACCGTAATTCCAGGTTCTGGCAGATTCCCAGGTAATATTCGGATTCGGCACATTGGCCTGTACAAAAGCATTATACCGAACAGGACTGCCTGCGCCAAAAGGATACCAACTCCAAAGGCCATATTTGGTCAGGTATTGGAAACTTGGCACACGGTCATTACCCATCTTGGCCCAGGAGGCTCTAAGCTTCAAATTATCAAGCCATGAATCGGTAGCAGCCATGAAGGATTCTTCCGAAATCGTCCAACCCACAGATATACTTGGAAATGTACCAAAGCGTCCTTTTTCCGGGAAGTTGAAGGAACCATCCCGTCTTAAAGTAAAATCAAACAAATATTTTCTCTGATAATCGTAACCTATTGAACCAAAATAGTTTACTCTTCCCCATTCACTTGAAGAGCCATGAGATTCCATTCCGCTTGTGCTTGCTGCCCACAAGTCCACCTTCTGATCGCTGATGACATCTCTCCGGTAACCATTCAGATACTCGTAGTATCCTTCATTTTGTTCATAGGCTATAAACCCGGTAAAATTATGGTCCCCAAATGACCTCTCATAGTGTAACCGAATGTTATAAAACTCTTCCCGGGTCGTAGAATTGGTTTTATCCAGATCTGAATAGGTTTGGCCTTCTGTATGCTTTCCAACGTGCTCTATATACTCCTGATCCTCCTGGTCATATGTATAAACCGTCCACAGATCATGAAATAACTCGTCATCACCTATAGAGTAGTCATAAGAAGCATATCCTTCCAAACTCAGTCCTTGTGTAATCCAATCCATATTGTAATCAAAAGACAACTTCGATTCGAATTCCTTGTCATTCTCCTCATTCCAGCCGGCTTCATCGGTTACTGCAACTATCGGATTGGCTCCTACAGGACCGTAGCCGGGCAACCCATTGGGAAATTCTGCCACGAGCATGGGTTTTGCAAGCTGAACCCTGTGGAATATTGATCCCGGACTCTGAGCAGATTCATGACTTCTTCTAACTCTACCCAATAAGTTAAATCCAATATTCAAGTTATCCGAAACCTGTGCATCAACATTTGACCGTATCTGGTATCTATTAAAAGACAAATCTCCTCCTTTATACATTCCTCCTTTAGTAAGATAATCTCCACTCAGGAAATAATTGATATTTTCACTTCCACCCCTTGCAGAAATATTATGATGGGTTTGTGGAGCGAAATCGCGGAATGTCTCCTCATACCAGTCTGTATTGGGGTGTGTTATAGGATTTTCACCGCTTTGAAATTTTTCCAGATCATCGTCTGACCAACGTACTGTTCTTCCATAGCGTTCTGCCATTTCATTTCTATATATGGCATTCTGATAGGAACTCTGCATTTCGGGAACGCGGGTGAAAGTTGAAACTCCGGCACTTGAATTGA is from Bacteroidales bacterium and encodes:
- a CDS encoding TonB-dependent receptor, with protein sequence MKKKITILSKSLLLLIFIGGMCMNSSLAAEGNDPSANQDQHSSQSKNSFRDALQQEIEISGTVTNTEGEPLPGVNIVVQGTTIGTTTDMDGNYTIEAPADATLLFSFVGYQEKTIQIEGQQEINVTMEQAITELEEVVAVGYGTREKGRLTGSVSDVSGEQIDEAPAMDNLQKSIQGKMPGLKISDRGGVPGQSSMEMLVRGKSTFGNNSPLIVIDGVPRGSFSNIAASDIESMSVLKDASAAIYGARAANGVILIETKSGQEGTAEISVNSSAGVSTFTRVPEMQSSYQNAIYRNEMAERYGRTVRWSDDDLEKFQSGENPITHPNTDWYEETFRDFAPQTHHNISARGGSENINYFLSGDYLTKGGMYKGGDLSFNRYQIRSNVDAQVSDNLNIGFNLLGRVRRSHESAQSPGSIFHRVQLAKPMLVAEFPNGLPGYGPVGANPIVAVTDEAGWNEENDKEFESKLSFDYNMDWITQGLSLEGYASYDYSIGDDELFHDLWTVYTYDQEDQEYIEHVGKHTEGQTYSDLDKTNSTTREEFYNIRLHYERSFGDHNFTGFIAYEQNEGYYEYLNGYRRDVISDQKVDLWAASTSGMESHGSSSEWGRVNYFGSIGYDYQRKYLFDFTLRRDGSFNFPEKGRFGTFPSISVGWTISEESFMAATDSWLDNLKLRASWAKMGNDRVPSFQYLTKYGLWSWYPFGAGSPVRYNAFVQANVPNPNITWESARTWNYGFDATMFDDMLTLNLSYFYEKRRDILISRAAEIPDYTGLSLPDENLGKVDNRGIELELEHQNTVGANFRYNLGGNFSYNHNEIVYMAEPKDVPEFREQEGHPMDSWVVYKTDGIFNTQEEVDNTEAKLSGTKPGDIKYVDVNGDGEITGDDRVRRFTSQTPKIQFGFNTGMEYKGFRLNAFWQGQAKAENFISHIRGAHSNLPEYLFTKRWTENNKDAEYPRAYEREDYYNYRMSEFWLYNASFVRLKNLTLSYNLPSELLSNSTFNSVRVYIKGSNLWTLDYISQRTGGDYYDPEMSNAEGKYYPQQTVITAGINLNL